The Solanum pennellii chromosome 11, SPENNV200 genome contains a region encoding:
- the LOC114073873 gene encoding putative disease resistance RPP13-like protein 1 isoform X2: protein MFCLIGLLLTIVLSDAENKQASNPSVSDWLNELRDAVDSAEEVNYEALRLKVEGQHQNLAETSNKQVSDLNLCLSDDFFRNIKDKLEETIETWELLEKQIGRLGLKEHFVLTKQETRTPSTSLVDDSGIFGRQNEIENLIGRLLSMDTKGKNLAVFPIVGMGGLGKTTLAKVVYNDERVQKHFSLTAWFCVSEAYDAFRITKGLLQEIGSTDLKVDDNLNQLQVKLKGSLKGKKFLIVLDDVWNDNYNEWDDLRNVFVQGEIRSKIIVITRKVSVALVVGSEAINMGTLSDEASWSLFKRNAFENMDAMEHPELEEVGKQIAAKCKGLPLALKTLAGMLRSKSEVEEWKCILRSEIWELRDNDILPALMLSYNDLPAHLKRCFSFCAIFPKDYPFRKEQVIHLWIANGLVPVEDEIIQHLGNQYFLELRSRSLFERVPNPSEGNIEELFLMHDLVNDLSQIASSKLCIRLEESQGSHMLEKSRYLSFSIGYGEFEKLTPLYKLEQLRTLLPICIELKLHYLSKRVLHNILPTLRLLNALNRTRYKPYSVILFLPLHNKTALPLPRGRSQFIGEPRKSVVLFFAFIFSRIISNSA, encoded by the exons ATGTTCTGTTTGATAGGCTTGCTCCTCACG ATTGTGCTGAGTGATGCAGAGAATAAGCAAGCATCAAATCCATCTGTGAGCGACTGGCTTAATGAGCTTCGAGATGCTGTTGACTCTGCTGAAGAAGTCAATTATGAAGCTTTGAGGCTTAAGGTGGAAGGCCAGCATCAAAATCTTGCAGAAACAAGCAACAAACAAGTAAGTGACCTCAACCTGTGCTTGAGTGATGATTTCTTTCGTAACATAAAGGATAAGTTGGAAGAAACCATTGAAACGTGGGAGTTGTTGGAAAAGCAAATTGGTCGCCTTGGCTTAAAGGAACATTTTGTTTTGACTAAACAAGAAACTAGAACACCTTCAACTTCTTTGGTTGATGATTCTGGTATCTTTGGAAGGCAGAATGAAATAGAGAATTTGATTGGCCGTTTGTTGTCTATGGATACAAAGGGAAAAAATCTGGCTGTATTTCCTATTGTTGGAATGGGCGGCCTGGGTAAGACAACACTTGCGAAAGTCGTTTACAATGATGAGAGAGTGCAGAAACATTTTAGTTTGACAGCTTGGTTTTGTGTTTCCGAGGCATATGATGCTTTCAGAATAACGAAAgggttacttcaagaaattgGCTCAACCGACTTAAAGGTTGATGACAATCTTAACCAGCTACAAGTCAAATTGAAGGGAAGCTTAAAGGGAAAGAAATTTCTTATTGTTCTGGATGATGTGTGGAATGACAACTACAACGAGTGGGATGACTTGAGAAATGTTTTTGTACAAGGAGAAATAAGAAGTAAGATCATTGTGATAACACGTAAAGTGAGTGTTGCATTGGTGGTTGGTAGTGAGGCAATCAACATGGGGACTCTGTCTGATGAAGCCTCTTGGTCTCTATTCAAAAGAAATGCATTTGAAAACATGGATGCTATGGAACATCCGGAACTTGAAGAGGTTGGAAAACAAATTGCAGCTAAGTGCAAAGGACTGCCCTTAGCTCTGAAGACGCTCGCTGGCATGTTACGCTCCAAATCAGAGGTTGAAGAGTGGAAATGTATTCTGAGAAGTGAAATATGGGAGCTGCGAGACAATGACATATTACCAGCGTTAATGTTGAGTTACAATGATCTTCCCGCACATTTAAAGCGATGCTTTTCTTTTTGTGCAATATTTCCTAAAGATTATCCATTTAGGAAAGAACAAGTTATTCATCTATGGATTGCCAATGGTCTTGTACCTGTGGAAGATGAAATAATTCAACATTTAGGCAACCAATACTTTCTCGAGTTGAGATCAAGATCATTATTCGAAAGGGTCCCAAATCCTTCTGAAGGAAACATAGAGGAATTATTCCTTATGCATGACCTTGTCAATGATTTATCCCAAATTGCATCttcaaaactttgtatcagGTTGGAAGAGAGCCAAGGATCTCATATGTTGGAAAAAAGTCGATACTTATCTTTTTCAATTGGATATGGTGAGTTTGAGAAATTGACACCCCTCTACAAATTGGAGCAGCTGAGGACATTGCTTCcgatatgtattgaattgaaattGCACTATCTAAGCAAGAGGGTGTTGCATAACATACTGCCTACACTAAgattgttgaatgccttgaatcggacccgttacaaaccctattctgtaattctgttcttgcctctccataataaaactgctctccctcttccccgtggacgtagccaatttattggtgaaccacgtaaatctgttgtcttgtttttcgcgtttatattttctcgtattatctcaaattccgcataa
- the LOC114073873 gene encoding putative disease resistance RPP13-like protein 1 isoform X1, which translates to MEIGLAVGGAFLSSALNVLFDRLAPHGDLLNMYCKHKDHVKLLKKLKMTLRGLQIVLSDAENKQASNPSVSDWLNELRDAVDSAEEVNYEALRLKVEGQHQNLAETSNKQVSDLNLCLSDDFFRNIKDKLEETIETWELLEKQIGRLGLKEHFVLTKQETRTPSTSLVDDSGIFGRQNEIENLIGRLLSMDTKGKNLAVFPIVGMGGLGKTTLAKVVYNDERVQKHFSLTAWFCVSEAYDAFRITKGLLQEIGSTDLKVDDNLNQLQVKLKGSLKGKKFLIVLDDVWNDNYNEWDDLRNVFVQGEIRSKIIVITRKVSVALVVGSEAINMGTLSDEASWSLFKRNAFENMDAMEHPELEEVGKQIAAKCKGLPLALKTLAGMLRSKSEVEEWKCILRSEIWELRDNDILPALMLSYNDLPAHLKRCFSFCAIFPKDYPFRKEQVIHLWIANGLVPVEDEIIQHLGNQYFLELRSRSLFERVPNPSEGNIEELFLMHDLVNDLSQIASSKLCIRLEESQGSHMLEKSRYLSFSIGYGEFEKLTPLYKLEQLRTLLPICIELKLHYLSKRVLHNILPTLRLLNALNRTRYKPYSVILFLPLHNKTALPLPRGRSQFIGEPRKSVVLFFAFIFSRIISNSA; encoded by the coding sequence ATGGAGATTGGGTTAGCAGTTGGTGGTGCATTTCTCTCCTCAGCTTTGAATGTTCTGTTTGATAGGCTTGCTCCTCACGGTGATCTGCTCAACATGTATTGTAAGCATAAGGATCATGTTAAGCTCTTAAAGAAGCTGAAAATGACTTTGCGTGGTCTTCAGATTGTGCTGAGTGATGCAGAGAATAAGCAAGCATCAAATCCATCTGTGAGCGACTGGCTTAATGAGCTTCGAGATGCTGTTGACTCTGCTGAAGAAGTCAATTATGAAGCTTTGAGGCTTAAGGTGGAAGGCCAGCATCAAAATCTTGCAGAAACAAGCAACAAACAAGTAAGTGACCTCAACCTGTGCTTGAGTGATGATTTCTTTCGTAACATAAAGGATAAGTTGGAAGAAACCATTGAAACGTGGGAGTTGTTGGAAAAGCAAATTGGTCGCCTTGGCTTAAAGGAACATTTTGTTTTGACTAAACAAGAAACTAGAACACCTTCAACTTCTTTGGTTGATGATTCTGGTATCTTTGGAAGGCAGAATGAAATAGAGAATTTGATTGGCCGTTTGTTGTCTATGGATACAAAGGGAAAAAATCTGGCTGTATTTCCTATTGTTGGAATGGGCGGCCTGGGTAAGACAACACTTGCGAAAGTCGTTTACAATGATGAGAGAGTGCAGAAACATTTTAGTTTGACAGCTTGGTTTTGTGTTTCCGAGGCATATGATGCTTTCAGAATAACGAAAgggttacttcaagaaattgGCTCAACCGACTTAAAGGTTGATGACAATCTTAACCAGCTACAAGTCAAATTGAAGGGAAGCTTAAAGGGAAAGAAATTTCTTATTGTTCTGGATGATGTGTGGAATGACAACTACAACGAGTGGGATGACTTGAGAAATGTTTTTGTACAAGGAGAAATAAGAAGTAAGATCATTGTGATAACACGTAAAGTGAGTGTTGCATTGGTGGTTGGTAGTGAGGCAATCAACATGGGGACTCTGTCTGATGAAGCCTCTTGGTCTCTATTCAAAAGAAATGCATTTGAAAACATGGATGCTATGGAACATCCGGAACTTGAAGAGGTTGGAAAACAAATTGCAGCTAAGTGCAAAGGACTGCCCTTAGCTCTGAAGACGCTCGCTGGCATGTTACGCTCCAAATCAGAGGTTGAAGAGTGGAAATGTATTCTGAGAAGTGAAATATGGGAGCTGCGAGACAATGACATATTACCAGCGTTAATGTTGAGTTACAATGATCTTCCCGCACATTTAAAGCGATGCTTTTCTTTTTGTGCAATATTTCCTAAAGATTATCCATTTAGGAAAGAACAAGTTATTCATCTATGGATTGCCAATGGTCTTGTACCTGTGGAAGATGAAATAATTCAACATTTAGGCAACCAATACTTTCTCGAGTTGAGATCAAGATCATTATTCGAAAGGGTCCCAAATCCTTCTGAAGGAAACATAGAGGAATTATTCCTTATGCATGACCTTGTCAATGATTTATCCCAAATTGCATCttcaaaactttgtatcagGTTGGAAGAGAGCCAAGGATCTCATATGTTGGAAAAAAGTCGATACTTATCTTTTTCAATTGGATATGGTGAGTTTGAGAAATTGACACCCCTCTACAAATTGGAGCAGCTGAGGACATTGCTTCcgatatgtattgaattgaaattGCACTATCTAAGCAAGAGGGTGTTGCATAACATACTGCCTACACTAAgattgttgaatgccttgaatcggacccgttacaaaccctattctgtaattctgttcttgcctctccataataaaactgctctccctcttccccgtggacgtagccaatttattggtgaaccacgtaaatctgttgtcttgtttttcgcgtttatattttctcgtattatctcaaattccgcataa